One window of the Lasioglossum baleicum chromosome 8, iyLasBale1, whole genome shotgun sequence genome contains the following:
- the LOC143211478 gene encoding small lysine-rich protein 1, whose translation MRGKNKKKGSKANGKNGKNGKNGKNNDGSKSKGAKKSRKSGGRAKFSMDIFNEEAMENAYYTCHNIMDVLKCRGFPWPEAQKKKKKKGRK comes from the coding sequence ATGCGaggaaagaataaaaagaaaggtTCCAAAGCCAACGGTAAAAATGGGAAAAATGGTAAAAACGGTAAAAACAATGACGGTAGTAAGAGCAAGGGGGCGAAAAAGTCAAGAAAAAGTGGAGGAAGAGCAAAATTCAGTATGGACATTTTTAACGAAGAGGCTATGGAAAATGCGTATTACACTTGCCATAATATAATGGACGTGCTGAAGTGTAGAGGATTTCCTTGGCCAGAGgcccagaagaagaagaaaaagaaaggaaggaaGTAA